Proteins from a genomic interval of Zonotrichia leucophrys gambelii isolate GWCS_2022_RI chromosome 5, RI_Zleu_2.0, whole genome shotgun sequence:
- the LOC135448696 gene encoding basic salivary proline-rich protein 3-like — translation MAAITHRKEEPQNNKLDRAKNSKVLTNFRVSLEISAKLPEETAELFRDQLCKHPTFLEPQPRTNPGRANPVQSQAGDEHKGDLNLLCCLQRPPRCPLRGHLPSSPLRAGHSCPPPGDFSPGSTQHLRHLRSAGSGCGRSAPRAAPLQRSRRADPGWKRFPQAVPPPPGSGSPQSRGTGPDRTGRADSAAPGPGPPLAGAARQRGQHRGRARAAPAAAAAPGGRGSRRPPGGAGEAGHGGERSERPRQGGAGTARGPQLSPTPGAPRAYLGHFPSSLLLPAGALQAAGSSPRSAALRSLPPGRAGRGGAGRGGRRAGPGPGAASPEPAAPPRPGPRREPVPPGRPWGGRGAGWRWGDSPSFPPLIGRSSQECSA, via the exons ATGGCAGCAATAACCCACAGGAAAGAGGAACCTCAA AATAATAAACTAGACCGAGCCAAGAACAGCAAGGTGCTCACAAACTTCCGCGTATCACTAGAAATATCGGCAAAGCTCCCGGAggaaacagcagagctgtttaGGGATCAGCTTTGTAAACATCCAACTTTTCTGGAACCGCAGCCACGCACCAACCCGGGCCGAGCCAACCCCGTCCAAAGCCAAGCAGGTGATGAACACAAAGGAGACCTAAACCTGCTGTGTTGTCTGCAGCGACCGCCAAGGTGCCCCCTACGCGGGCACCTCCCGAGCTCCCCGCTCCGGGCCGGTCATAGCTGCCCGCCGCCCGGAGACTTCAGCCCCGGATCCACACAGCACCTCCGGCACCTGCGGAGCGCGGGCAGCGGCTGCGGACGGTCCGCGCCCCGAGCGGCGCCGCTCCAGCGCTCCAGACGCGCAGATCCCGGCTGGAAGCGCTTCCCGCAggcggtgccgccgccgcccggctcGGGGAGCCCGCAGAGCCGCGGGACGGGACCGGACAGGACGGGCCGTGCGGACAGCGCtgccccgggcccgggcccgccgcTCGCAGGTGCCGCCCGGCAGCGCGGGCAGCACCGGGGCCGCGCCAGGGCCGCgccggcggcagcagcagcgcccgGAGGCCGAGGGTCGCGGAGACCCCCGGGAGGGGCGGGCGAAGCGGGGCACGGCGGGGAGCGCAGCGAGCGGCCCCGGCAGGGCGGGGCCGGGACGGCGCGGGGCCCGCAGCTCAGCCCGACCCCCGGGGCTCCCCGCGCCTACCTCGGCCATTTCCCCTCgtccctgctgctcccggcGGGAGCGCTCCAGGCTGCGGGCAGCTCCCCCCGCTCCGCCGCGCTGCGCTCACTTCCGCCCGgccgcgcggggcggggcggagcggggcggggcgggcgccgcgccgggcccggccccggggccgcctCACCTGAGCCCGCAGCGccgccgcggcccggcccgcgcaGGGAGCCCGTCCCGCCGGGGCGGCCGTGgggggg